The nucleotide sequence ACAGTCTGGTGATTTCTTCAGTTGAACCGCTTTTGGAAATTATGATAACCACATCTTCTTTTCTTACCATTCCAAGATCACCGTGAAGCGCATCAGTAGGATGAAGAAATATTGCTGCCGTGCCGGTCGAATTTAAAGTTGCCACAATTTTCCTGGCAATCAATCCGGATTTTCCCATTCCGGTAAGAACAACTCTCCCTGTTGATTTGAAAATTGTTTCTACTGCATTTACAAATTCCGAATTTATGCTTTGCTCAAGATGAGAGATTGCATCGGCTTCAATTCGTACTACATTTCTTCCGGTTTTAATAATTTCATTATCTGTCAAAATCTACCTTTAATCAATTTAGATAAAAGAGAAAAATTTATTTGTGATTTTTTACCAGTAAATCTATTTGCTGAATTTCAAATAATAAATCTTCAAGCTCTGATAATGGAAGCTGACTTTCTGCATCACTCAAAGCGTTTGTTGGATCAGGATGAACTTCAAGAAACAAAGCATCGATTCCAACAGCAGCAGCAGCTTTTGCAAGAGGTTTTATGAACTGAGCTTGTCCTCCGGTTTTCCCATCGCTTCCGGGTAACTGAACGGAATGTGTTGCATCCATAATAACCGGATAACCAAATCCTTTCATGATTACTAATGAGCGCATATCAACGACAAGATTATGGTAACCAAAAGATGAACCTCTTTCAGTCAATAATATTTTTTTATTTCCTGTTGATTCAATTTTTTCAATTGCATATTTCATATCGCCTGGTGCAAGGAACTGACCTTTTTTAACATTTACAGCAGCGCCGGATTTACCTGCCGCTAACAACAATTCAGTTTGTCTGCATAAGAAAGCTGGTATCTGAAGAACATCAGCAACTTTGCATACGTCTTCAATTTCATTAACTGAATGAATATCTGTCAATACAGGTACATTATAAATTCTTTTTACATCAGCAAGAATTTTTAGTGCTTCCGAATCTCCGATTCCTTTAAACGAATTGATACTTGTTCGATTTGCTTTTTTATAGCTTGATTTAAAAATGAAAGGGATATGTAGTTTATCAGTTAACTTTTTAATGTGTTCAGCAGTTGTGAAAATAATCTTTTCATTTTCAACAACACAGGGTCCGGCAATCACAACGAAAGGTAAATTTGAACCCAACTTTACATTTTTAATCTCAACCATAATTCCTTTTAATAAATTACTCCGGTAATATGTAAATATAAGAAAATATAGGATTTATGTCTTTCCGAAATTGCCATAGATCAATAGTTAAATCATACAGAAACCCTTTTCATTGTCATCAGAATGGTTGTCGAAAATTGTCACTGATGATAGCTTTCAGTTTAATCCTAAATTTTTCCATCAAAATTCTTATTGAATTATCGGTAGTAATCATTAAATTTTATTTCAAGTCTTTGAATATTTCAAAAAATCATTATGAGTAAATGACAAAAAGAATTTTTTTATTACTGTTAATTTCAGTAGAGGTCATTCTTTGCCAGCCATCCGAATCTCTGAATTCTTCTGAAATAAAAATCGCCCTTGAGAAATTAAACACACTTGGAAGTGTGCTGTACATTGCTGCTCATCCTGATGATGAGAACACATCTTTTCTATCCTATTTTAATTATGCAAAACATCTTAGGACAGGTTATCTTTCACTAACCCGTGGTGATGGTGGTCAGAATCTGATTGGAGATGAACAAGGTGACTTACTTGGTGTTATCAGAACTCAGGAATTACTGCAAGCAAGAAGTATTGATGGTGCCGAACAATTTTTTACGAGAGCTGTCGATTTCGGTTATTCAAAAACACCGGAAGAAACTTTGAGGAAATGGGGTAAAGAGGAAATACTTTCTGATGTCGTTTGGGTGATAAGAAAATTTAAGCCTGATGTTATTGTCACAAGATTTCCGACTAATGGAGTTGGTACGCACGGTCATCATACAGCCTCAGCATTACTTGCGGTTGAAGCATTCAAACTAGCTGGAAAAAAAGATGCATTTCCCGAACAGTTAAAATATGTCGAAACTTGGCAGCCAAAAAGAATTTTCTGGAATGCATGGACACCAGCTCTAAATTCTATGGGAATAAACAGCGATACTTTAATTACAATAAATTTTGGCGAGTATAATAATCTGCTCGGAAGATCATACACAGAAATTTCTGCATTGAGCAGATCAATGCACAAAAGCCAGGGTTTTGGTGCTTCAGGAAGACGTGAAAATTTATATAATTTTTTTCTTGAGCTCGATGGTGAAACAGTAAAAAATGATTTGTTTGATGGTATTGATTTGAGCTGGGGACCGTGTTGATGGAAGTGAAAATGTAGCGAAGTTACTCTCTGAAGCCAATAATGAATACGATTTTGAAAATCCATCTGCAATACTCCCTCTATTAGTTAAAGCATATTCTGAACTTCAAAAGTTGAATGATAAATATTGGGTAAAAGTCAAATCTGCTGAATTATTAAATGTTATAAAATCTTGTGCTGGCATTTGGGCGGAAGCTGTGACTGAAGAAAACCTTCTCTCTCCCAGGAGTGAAGTTAAAGTATCAGCAGGATTTGTTGTTCGTTCAGATGTTCCGATTACTTTGAAATCAATTCAGATTGATTATCAATTAAAAGATTCAACATTGAATTCAATTTCTGTTAAAGGTGAAATGATTTCAGTTGAACGAATGATCTCTATTCCCGAAAATGCAGAATACAGTCAGCCTTATTGGTTAGCTGGAAGGAAATCATAAAGATGTTTATGTTGTTAATGATCAGAACCTGATCGGTCAACCAAAAACTGATTATCCTCTGTATGCAAAATTCATAACAGAGATTAATGGTGATGAAATTGAATTCCGGATACCTGTATTTTACAGAGACAATGACCGGGTAGATGGAGAAATCTATAAAAGAATTGAAATTGTTCCTGAAGCAATTGTTAATTTTGATAAAGGATTATATCTGATAAAAAATAATGATGAAAAAGAAATAAAGGTTTTCGTCAGAAACTTTAAAGATCAGTTGAACGGTTCGGTTCAACTTATAACTGATGATGGATGGAAAATTTCACCACCAAAATATGATTTCAACTTTACGGATAAAAATCAGGAACAGGAATTTATTTTCACCATCAGTTCAAGCAATAATAATCATTCAGGCAAAATAAAAGCTGTTCTTGATATTGATGGTAAGGATTTATCCAAGAGTCTTGTCACACTCGATTATCCTCATATACAACCCCAAACTGTTTTATTCGAAGCAGAAGCTAAAGTTCTGAAACTTAAATTCGAAAAAGAAGTGCCGAGAAAAATCGCATATATTATGGGCTCAGGCGATAAGATTCCTGAACTTTTAACTGACCTGGGATTCTCGGTTGATGTATTCAATAAGGAATCGATAACTCCTGAACTTCTAAAAAATTATGAGGTTGTAATAACAGGAATCCGGGCTTATAATACTTACCAAAGACTTTCAACTGATCAAAAAAATCTTCTGGAATTTGTTAGAAACGGAGGAAGATTAATCGTTCAGTACAATACTCTTGGAGATTTATTTGCAGATCCATCTCCCTACAAGTTGAAAATTTCGAGAGATCGTGTGACAGAAGAAGATTCACCCGTTACAATTCTTAATCCTTCTCACAGCGTGATGAATTATCCATATAAAATTTCCTTAAAAGATTTTGATGGATGGAATCAGGAACGTGGTTTATATTTTCCAAATGAATGGGATGAAAAATTTATTCCATTACTTGGAATGAATGATTCTAACGAAGCTCTGATGAAAGGTTCACTTTTAATTACTGAATATGACAAAGGAGTTTTCATTTATACAGGCATCTCATTCTTTCGTCAATTGCCTGCTGGTGTTGAAGGTGCATACAAGCTGTTTATTAATTTAATTTCGGCGGGAATAAATGAATAAAGAAGACAAAAAAATTTTTGAAGTAGAAGATGATCTTCCACCAATATTCAATAGCTGGAATAAGTTGTACACATTTGTGCTTGGCTTTTTTGCTATACTCGTATTTCTATTTTATTTATTCACGAAAGCTTTTGAATGAGTCTCATTGACTGGATTGTAATGTGCGGTTTCACCGGTTTCGTTGTCATTTACGGAACTATTAAATCCAGACACGCGAAAGATGTTGACACTTATATCCGGGCAGGCAGAACTTCACGATGGTGGCTTGTTGCATTATCAATAATGGCAACGCAGGCAAGTGCGATTACTTTTCTTTCAACTCCCGGTCAGGCTTATGTTGATGGAATGAGGTTTGTCCAATTCTATTTTGGATTACCAATTGCGATGATAATTCTTTCAATCACTGCCGTGCCAATCTATAATAAGCTAAATGTTTTCACTGCATACGAATATTTAGAAAAACGTTTCGATTTGAAAAACAGACTTCTTGGCAGTGCATTGTTTTTAACACAAAGAGGATTAGCTGCGGGATTTACAATTTATGCACCTTCATTGATTCTTTCAGTTATTCTTGGATGGGAATTGAATATTACAATTATCATTACAGGTGGTTTAGTAATTTTATACACAACTATAGGTGGTACTGTCGCAGTAAATAAAACACATTTGATCCAGATGATTATAATTACTGTCGGAATGTTTGCTGCGTTTTATTTTCTTATGTCGTTTTTACCTGAAGAAGTTTCTTTTTTTGATGCAGCTTATCTTGCAGGAAAAATGGGAAAGTTCAATGCAGTTGATTTTAGTTTTGATTTGAGTAATCGATATACTTTCTGGTCGGGAATAATCGGTGGTACTTTTCTGATGCTATCATATTTCGGGACTGACCAATCCCAGGTTCAGCGGTATCTTGCAGGCAGTTCAGTAAAACAAAGCCGATTAGCTTTATTGACGAATGGATTAGTAAAAGTCCCTATGCAGTTTATTATTTTGTTTATTGGTGCGATGGTTTTTGTTTTTTTTCAGTTTATTACTCCCCCATTGTTTTTCAATCCGGTTGAAGTATCGAAAATCAAAGCAAGTCAATATTCAGAAGAATATTCAAGATTAGAAGATGAATACGTTAAAGTTAATGAAGAGAAACAGAAAGCAGCTACGAAAATAATTTCAATGATTGATTCGGATGATAAAACTTCACTGCAAGCACAAAATCAACTATTACTCGAAAAGCAAAAGGAAGCGGATGAAATTAAGAAAAGTGCAGTTGAAATTATTAAGAAGTCTGATCCGATGGCTGAAGCAAATGATACTAATTACATTTTCATTTCATTTATTATAAATTTTTTACCAATTGGATTTGTTGGTTTACTAATAGCAGCAATCCTTTCTGCATCTATGTCTTCCACATCTGCTGAGTTAAATGCATTGGCTTCTACAACTGTAATTGATTTTTATAAAAGACTTGTCCGCAAAGAAGCAGATGATAAACAGTATTTAAAGATTTCAAAAATTGCGACCGTGTTCTGGGGAATTTATGCAATACTTTTTGCTGTTCTTGTAAAGGAACTTGGTTCATTAGTTGAAGCAGTAAATATTCTTGGTTCATTAGTTTATGGAACTATTCTTGGTATATTTTTAACTGCATTTTACCTTAAAAAAGTTTCCGGTACACCGACATTTCTCGCAGCAGTAATGGCAGAACTGGTCGTGATTTACTGTTACTTGTTTACGGATATTCCATTTCTATGGTATAATGTTATCGGTTGCCTTATTGTGGTATTTGGTGCATTTTTGTTGAGTATTTTGTTTCAGATTTTAAAAACTGAAAGCAAATAAAAAGAAATAGAATAAATATTTTTATGAAAAATAAATTAAAAAAAGCAGGCTGACTTATGAGCAAAAAGAAATCGAATCTTTTATTGTATGGACTTATTATTGGTGGAATAATTGGCGCCGGAGTAGCAGTTTATTTTGGAACAAAAGCAGTAATTGACAGCAATAAGAAAAAGAAAGAAAGAAAGCATAAATTCTACGAAGGCATTGATGATATCTTTGATGAAAGTGCAAAGGACATTGCTTCTTCAGATACAAAAAATTTAATCGACGATGAAAAAGAAATTACCGATGAACTTTTTTCACGTTCTAAATAACCAAATTAATTTTGGCTAAAGGACGTAAAGAAGAAATTGTTCGTGCGGCTGCCAAAAGATTCAGCCGGCACGGCTTTAACAAAACTACTTTGGAAGAAATTGCCAGAGATATCCGCATTGGCAAGCCAACAATCTATCACTACTTTACTTCTAAAGATGAATTATTCAATAGTTCTGTTGAATTCCAGTCTTCACAATTTATTGAGGATATAAAAGCAATTTTCAACAATCAGGATTTACCCGTCGGAGCCAGATTACTTGAATATTTTGCCTTCAAAGAAACACTATTGCACCGCTACAAATTATTATACGATCTACTGCTTTCATTATTAAAAGATGAAACACTGGAGAAAGAAAAAATTATTTTACAGAGTTTACTTAAAAAGGAGACTGAAGTAGTTGCACTTATTTTAAGTTCAATTTATACCGGAAGAATTGAAAGCATGAATATCTCATTGCCCTACTATATAGTTCATTTGAGCTGGGGATTAATGTTCAGCAGTTTAATTAAAGAATTTCACCCTGATGGAAAATCCGCAAATACAAAAGAACTGACGTTCAAAAGTCTCGAAACTATTTTATCCTGATAAATAGCCCCCACAATTAGCAAATTAATATTTTTTTTATTTGAAACTTATAATTCTATCTATAACTTTCAGATATAAAAACTCATATATCCTTAACAATAACCTATTAAATGTCGCTATTCACACATTCCTGGCTGCCACTAATTTATCTGTATTTATTTGGTGGTCTATTCTTCGCATTTGGTTTATACATCATTTATAAATCAGGAAGTCTTAATCGTCATAAAAAGTTACACAGAAAATGGAGTAGAGTATTAATTTTTGGTTACATCTACTTCCTGATAATTCACACTATTTTAATATTAGCAGCTCTATACTTGTAAAATAATTTTATGGAATCACTACACGGACTTGGAACCGCAACTGACTGGATTGTAATGGTTGCTTATTTCGTCGGGATAATGCTCTTCGGAAGTTACTTTGCAAAATACAATCGAAGCACGAATGATTTTTTCTTTGGAGGAAGGAGATTTGCCTGGTGGCTGATAACAGTTTCGATTGTTGCAACCGGTGTGGGTAGTCACAGTTTTGTAAAATATTCCGCTAAAGGATTTGAATACGGACTTTCATCAACGATGACTTATATGAACGATTGGTTCTTTATGCCATTCTTTCTTTTTGGCTGGCTCCCAATAGTAGTTTATACAAAAATCAAATCCATCCCCGAATATTTTGAAAGAAGATTCAGCCCAACAGTAAGACAGATTGCGACCATATTCCAATTACTTTATATGATTGGATATTTAGGTATCGGTCTTTTAACTCTCGGAAAAGTATTTACACCATTATTACCTGAGTCATTTACAATTCTTGGATTAACCATTCCTGTAACACTGATGGGAGTAAT is from Ignavibacteriota bacterium and encodes:
- a CDS encoding TetR/AcrR family transcriptional regulator → MAKGRKEEIVRAAAKRFSRHGFNKTTLEEIARDIRIGKPTIYHYFTSKDELFNSSVEFQSSQFIEDIKAIFNNQDLPVGARLLEYFAFKETLLHRYKLLYDLLLSLLKDETLEKEKIILQSLLKKETEVVALILSSIYTGRIESMNISLPYYIVHLSWGLMFSSLIKEFHPDGKSANTKELTFKSLETILS
- a CDS encoding sodium:solute symporter, producing MSLIDWIVMCGFTGFVVIYGTIKSRHAKDVDTYIRAGRTSRWWLVALSIMATQASAITFLSTPGQAYVDGMRFVQFYFGLPIAMIILSITAVPIYNKLNVFTAYEYLEKRFDLKNRLLGSALFLTQRGLAAGFTIYAPSLILSVILGWELNITIIITGGLVILYTTIGGTVAVNKTHLIQMIIITVGMFAAFYFLMSFLPEEVSFFDAAYLAGKMGKFNAVDFSFDLSNRYTFWSGIIGGTFLMLSYFGTDQSQVQRYLAGSSVKQSRLALLTNGLVKVPMQFIILFIGAMVFVFFQFITPPLFFNPVEVSKIKASQYSEEYSRLEDEYVKVNEEKQKAATKIISMIDSDDKTSLQAQNQLLLEKQKEADEIKKSAVEIIKKSDPMAEANDTNYIFISFIINFLPIGFVGLLIAAILSASMSSTSAELNALASTTVIDFYKRLVRKEADDKQYLKISKIATVFWGIYAILFAVLVKELGSLVEAVNILGSLVYGTILGIFLTAFYLKKVSGTPTFLAAVMAELVVIYCYLFTDIPFLWYNVIGCLIVVFGAFLLSILFQILKTESK
- a CDS encoding PIG-L family deacetylase; this translates as MTKRIFLLLLISVEVILCQPSESLNSSEIKIALEKLNTLGSVLYIAAHPDDENTSFLSYFNYAKHLRTGYLSLTRGDGGQNLIGDEQGDLLGVIRTQELLQARSIDGAEQFFTRAVDFGYSKTPEETLRKWGKEEILSDVVWVIRKFKPDVIVTRFPTNGVGTHGHHTASALLAVEAFKLAGKKDAFPEQLKYVETWQPKRIFWNAWTPALNSMGINSDTLITINFGEYNNLLGRSYTEISALSRSMHKSQGFGASGRRENLYNFFLELDGETVKNDLFDGIDLSWGPC
- the kdsA gene encoding 3-deoxy-8-phosphooctulonate synthase, translating into MVEIKNVKLGSNLPFVVIAGPCVVENEKIIFTTAEHIKKLTDKLHIPFIFKSSYKKANRTSINSFKGIGDSEALKILADVKRIYNVPVLTDIHSVNEIEDVCKVADVLQIPAFLCRQTELLLAAGKSGAAVNVKKGQFLAPGDMKYAIEKIESTGNKKILLTERGSSFGYHNLVVDMRSLVIMKGFGYPVIMDATHSVQLPGSDGKTGGQAQFIKPLAKAAAAVGIDALFLEVHPDPTNALSDAESQLPLSELEDLLFEIQQIDLLVKNHK